A region of Saimiri boliviensis isolate mSaiBol1 chromosome 8, mSaiBol1.pri, whole genome shotgun sequence DNA encodes the following proteins:
- the LOC120367160 gene encoding large ribosomal subunit protein eL27-like encodes MKPGKVVLVLAGRYSGHKAIILKNIDDGTSDRPSSHALVAGIDRYLHKMTGAMDKKKMAKRSKIKSFVKVYNYNHLMPTRYSVDIPLDKTVVNKDVFRDPALKRKARQEAKVKFEERYKTGKNKWFFQKM; translated from the coding sequence ATGAAACCTGGGAAGGTGGTGCTTGTTTTGGCTGGGCGCTACTCTGGACACAAAGCCATCATTTTGAAGAACATTGACGATGGCACCTCAGATCGCCCCTCCAGCCATGCTCTGGTGGCTGGAATTGACCGCTATCTCCACAAAATGACAGGTGCCATGGACAAGAAGAAGATGGCCAAGAGGTCAAAGATCAAGTCTTTTGTGAAAGTTTATAACTACAATCACCTAATGCCCACAAGGTACTCTGTGGATATCCCCTTGGACAAAACTGTCGTCAATAAGGATGTCTTCAGAGATCCTGCCCTTAAACGCAAGGCCCGACAAGAGGCCAAGGTCAAGTTTGAGGAGAGATACAAGACAGGCAAGAACAAGTGGTTCTTCCAGAAGATGTAG